One Vigna unguiculata cultivar IT97K-499-35 chromosome 7, ASM411807v1, whole genome shotgun sequence genomic region harbors:
- the LOC114192249 gene encoding magnesium transporter MRS2-2-like, translating to MAGDGSVVPADPGAMTVVKKKTQSSRSWILIDATGHGSLLDVDKYAIMNRVQIHARDLRILDPLLSYPSTILGREKAIVLNLEHIKAIITAEEVLLRDPTDENVIPVVEELQRRLPRLSAGLQQQGDGKEYLGGQNDAEAAEEDESPFEFRALEVALEAICSFLAARTTELEMAAYPALDELTSKISSRNLDRVRKLKSAMTRLTARVQKVRDELEQLLDDDDDMADLYLSRKGGSSSPVSGSGAANWFAASPTIGSKISRASRASLATVRLDENDVEELEMLLEAYFSEIDHTLNKLTTLREYIDDTEDYINIQLDNHRNQLIQLELFLSSGTVCLSFYALVTAIFGMNIPYTWNQNHGYMFKWVVITAGLFSALTLVTITAYARKKGLIGS from the exons ATGGCTGGGGATGGGAGTGTCGTCCCTGCAGACCCAGGGGCAATGACAGTTGTAAAGAAGAAGACACAGTCTTCGAGGAGTTGGATTCTGATTGATGCTACTGGACATGGTTCATTGCTCGACGTTGACAAATATGCAATCATGAATCGGGTTCAGATTCATGCGCGTGATCTCAGAATCCTTGATCCTTTGCTCTCTTATCCCTCCACCATTCTCGGTCGTGAGAAGGCTATTGTTCTTAACTTGGAG CATATCAAAGCAATTATCACCGCTGAAGAG GTATTGCTGAGAGATCCAACAGATGAAAATGTGATCCCGGTTGTCGAGGAACTGCAGAGGCGGTTGCCTCGATTAAGTGCCGGTCTTCAACAGCAAGGAGATGGTAAAGAGTATCTTGGAGGCCAAAATGACGCTGAAGCAGCGGAAGAAGATG AGTCACCCTTTGAATTTCGGGCACTGGAGGTTGCTTTAGAAGCCATTTGTAGTTTTCTTGCTGCACGTACAACAGAATTGGAGATGGCAGCTTATCCTGCATTAGATGAACTTACCTCCAAG ATTAGCAGTCGTAATTTGGACAGAGTTCGTAAACTGAAGAGTGCAATGACAAGGCTGACTGCTAGAGTTCAAAAG GTCAGAGACGAGCTTGAACAATTGctggatgatgatgatgatatggCTGACCTATACCTGTCAAGAAAAGGTGGTTCATCATCACCAGTCAGTGGTTCAGGTGCTGCAAATTGGTTTGCTGCCTCCCCCACCATAGGATCAAAGATATCTAGAGCCAGTAGAGCAAGTCTAGCAACAGTTCGTTTAGATgaaaatgatgtggaagagctGGAAATGTTACTAGAG gcttattttagtgaaattgATCACACATTGAACAAGTTAACCACG CTGCGAGAGTACATTGACGATACTgaagattatattaatattcaa CTTGACAATCATCGTAATCAGCTTATTCAG CTAGAGCTCTTTCTTAGCTCTGGAACTGTGTGTCTATCTTTCTACGCTTTGGTAACTGCTATATTTGGGATGAATATCCCATATACTTGGAACCAAAACCATGGTTACATGTTCAAATGG GTAGTTATCACCGCAGGATTATTTTCTGCTTTGACGCTTGTCACGATTACTGCTTATGCTCGCAAAAAGGGATTAATTGGATCTTGA